Part of the Bubalus bubalis isolate 160015118507 breed Murrah chromosome 9, NDDB_SH_1, whole genome shotgun sequence genome is shown below.
TGTAAAATACATTGTAGAATAAAAGGAAGTGCAATTGGATCACAGAAGCTCAGATGATGTGAGTTTGTTTAGAGCAATGTTAATTTTGTCAGCGTTCCTTAGAGTTACAGGTGTTTGCTTTTGGAAATCAATCTGTAATACAAAACAAGTGATTATAACATGAGATGGGGAGATAGCATGTGTAGTTTGGCTGCAGAGAGGATAGAGAAATGAGGCATAACTGGTGAGGGCTGTGGAATCCAGACTATTTCACTTATAGATGAAAATATAGTTGACCCATGAACAATTGGGAGGTTAGGGATGCCCAGCCTCTGCACAGTTGAAAATCTGAGTACAACTTAGAATTGACCTTTTGTATCTTTTGTTCCTTCACATTTGTGGTTCTGCATCTGAGAATTTAACCAAACATGGGTATTGTTTTTAGTTatttactaagtcatgtctgactcttgcaactctatggattagcccaccaggctcttctgggatttcccaggcaagaatactggagtgggttgccatttccctccccaggagatcttcctgacccagggatcaaacccacatctcctgcattggcaggtggattctttatcactgagtcaccagggaagccccataaatctTGTAGTACtctagtatttactattgaaaaaaatccacatgtaagtggacctTTGCAAGTTCAAACCTATGTTGTCCAGTGATCagctatatcagttcagttcagttgctcagatgtgtccgactttgtgaccccatggactgcagcacaccaggcttcccagtccatcaccaactcccagagcttactcaaactcatgtccatcaagtcggtgatgctatccaaccatctcatcctctgtcgtccccttctcctcttgccttcgatctttcccagcatcagggtcttttcaaatcagtcagttcttcacatcaggtgaccaaagtattggaatttcagcttcagcatcagtccttccaatttccttggatggactggttggatctccttgcagttcaagggactcgcaaaagtctgctccaacaccacagttcaaaagcatcaattcttcagcactcagctttctttatagtccaactctcacatccatacatgaccactggaaaaaccatagctttgaaggTCAGCTGTATACTACAGTAGTTTTTTGTGCCGATGGAAATGTTAAGTAGAGCTGGAAAAATACCTGAATGATTGAGTATATAATGCTAATTAGAAAAGGATAGCAGGTTTACCCTGTTGTAAATGTTAGTTTTAGAGACGAGGGAGATCATTTTGTCTTGGGCACCAAACGGCCAtgggagaaaagggaaatgaTTCTGTCATTAATCACTGAATGTGACAGGTTTGTTTTGTAGCTCCACTCTCAATCTTTggtctatttgtgtgtgtgtgtgtgtgtgtgtgtgtgtgtgtgtgtgttacgttttgttttcctcttattttttgtttgatgGTTTATTTCTGTAGGTTCTTGATCTTCACAATGGGTGAGCCACAGCAAGTGAgtgccctcccaccccctccgATGCAGTACATCAAGGAGTATACAGATGAAAATATTCAGGAAGGCCTCGCTCCCAAGCCTCCACCTCCAATAAAGGACAGTTACATGATGTTTGGCAACCAGTTCCAGTGTGATGATCTTATCATACGCCCTTTAGAAAGTCAGGGTATTGAACGACTTCATCCTATACAGTTTGATCACAAGAAAGAACTGAGAAAACTCAATATGTCTATCCTTATTAATTTCTTAGACCTCTTAGATATCTTGATACGGAGCCCTGGGAGTATAAAACGAGAAGAGAAGCTAGAAGATCTTAAGCTGCTTTTTGTGCATGTACATCATCTCATAAATGAATACCGACCTCACCAAGCAAGAGAGACCTTGAGAGTCATGATGGAGGTGCAGAAACGTCAACGTCTTGAGACAGCTGAGAGGTTTCAAAAGCATCTGGAACGAGTCATTGAGATGATTCAGAATTGCTTGGCTTCTCTGCCTGATGATTTGCCTCATTCGGAAGCAGGGATGAGAGTAAAAACTGAACCAATGGACGCTGATGACAGCAACAATTGTATTGGACAGAAtgaacaacaaagagaaaattcagGTCATCGGAGAGATCAGATTATAGAGAAAGATGCTGCCTTGTGTGTCCTGATTGACGAAATGAATGAAAGGCCATGAAggatgtttcttttcctttccccttcagtGAATGGTAAACACATTAGTTAATTCACTTTTAGAGAGTCTCAAAAGAAGATATAACTAGAAAGAAGTCTTGCAAGCAGCTTGATTCTCCAACTTTCTCAATTGTGAGAAGTCACAGCAGTAATTTCACCTTATGGCAAGCATAGGTAAATGAGTGTTCCTACATTAATTAAGAGTGATTACCTTAAAAAGCAGAGTGCAGGTATTTGTGGAATATCCTTGTTTCCAGAGTTGCAGTGAATTTTGAAGATATCTTCAGTGATAGTAGGTTTCAACACTGGGAAGTAGATTTGTCATTTGCTTTAAGAGTGATAGATAATAAAGGACATCAGACtttataaatgtgaaattatGCGATCTTTGTTTCACTTAAAAACTTGCTTAATCTCTAAAAAAGAATAGTGTAACATGTTTAAAGAGAGGAACCCCAGAGTTAaaaaacagtttcattttttcTCCTGGCTGTTCTTGCAAACACTGTCTCAGCCTCTTACTCCTATCCTGGATGGGTCCTGGAActtttattcagtcactaagaAGTCCTTTGATCACTTTTAGTTACAGACAttcattttaatcattaaaatgtcTATGTAAATTGTCTGCACTACATTTCCTAGATTCAGACTTGCTTAAGGCTGGAAACCTGCCACAGAAAGGGGGTTTGGTGGCAGAGAGCGCTGGATGTCCACCAGAGATTCTTGCTGCCCTGAGACATGCTGCCTTGGCCAGAAACTGTGGTTCTCCATTTCCTGTGCATCTCTGTGAGGCCATGTGACTGAGTTCTTAGCAGTGGAATATGATGTAAAAATCCAGGCCTGCCCCATAAAAGTTTCTTATATCACCCACCATTCTCTTTTCATCTGCTGGTTTGATGGTCACACCCAGGAAAACTTTGGAAGCCACTTGAAGATGGCAAAAGTTTGGTCATTTTGGGTCCTTGAATGCCTGAAGACTAGGCCCTCCTTTCATTTTAActccaccctcccctgccccagtcccacccctctcctcacccctgctgatttaacttcacCATGTGAATAAGAAGTCAACTTActgttgttattttgttgttactgttgttttgaGCACTGAGATTTCATTTCTgcacttctcttttcttttctccaaccCCTCTTCCACTGAAATCTTGATGGAGAGTCTGCCTTGTATCTGAGGGTTTCTACCAGCCTTCCTCTTAATAAAGCATATTTAGAAATATGCTTTGAGTGATTCTCAAAGCATAGTGCTAGACCAGCAGCATTGATATCACTTGGGGACTGGTTATGCAAATTCTCAGGTCCACCCCAGCCATGTTAAAGTGAATTGTAGAAGTGGGGCTCAACAAACTGTGTTAAAGAGCTCTCAGGTGATTCCCGTGCAGGCTCAAGCTTAAGAATCCCTGACAATGGTAAGGCCTTTTCCCAAATAAACAGGCAAAGTCCGGTTTAAAGTGGCCATGGGTAAATTCTGTGTGTGAAACCCTCATatatccttttctttaaaattctgggGGCTTTAGGCTGTTCCCAGGTAGATGGCCTGTTCGCGCACTCTCCCGGACTGGGCCTAAGTCATGCCAGATGAGGGACAGATGTTCTTGGCAAGTGAGgccactcttctctttctgttcgTGGGCCTCTTGCctgtcttaaaaaatatttggcttccctagtggctcagttcggagaaggcagtggcaccccagtccagtattcttgcctggaaaatcccatggatggaggagcctggtagactgcagtccatggggttgctaggagtcggacatgactgtataactttcaagtagataacctgagtggcttcactttcactttttactttcatgcattggagaaggaaatggcaagccactccagtgttcttgcctggagaatcccatggatgggagagcctggtgggctgccgtcttcggggtcgcacagagtctgacacgactgaagcgacttagcagcagcagtggctcagttgctaaagaatctgcctgcagtgctgggtttgatccttgggtctggaggatcccctggagaaggaaatggcaacccactccagtactcttgcctggagaattccatggacagaggagctgggcaggctacagtccatgggatcacagagtcagacacgactgtgtaactttcaagtagacagcCTCTCTGTTAGGCAGATAGTTGGCATatctcatttgttttttcctcataTGTGTTTGGTATTGATTTTGGGGCTCCATAGACTCCAGGAGACGCAGTCTGGGCTCTGTTAAGTTTAAATTGAAGGGGGAGGGAAACCCCCTCATCTCCCTGTGGCAGAATAAGGTAGACATAACATAACACTTTAGCAACTCTCCAAAGGAATCTCCTTTGACCACAACCCTCTTATAACACTGAGGTACAAAACCAATTTTGCAAATCCTTGCATGGAAAAAACTAACTGAATCACATTATCACTATCACATCCTTAAGAGAGTCACAACAttatttgtatataatgtatGTTTGTTGGAGAGAGAGTAAGAGATTAAAATTTCATGTGAAATCTTAAATTCTGACTTTCAGGGGATATGATCTTGCAGATCTTTCGGGGTGGAACTATTCTGATGTGAACTCCTGCTGTTATAATGGGATGAAAAAACAGCAGTGGTCTGATAGTTGTTACAGATTTCAAAGTATATGTAAGAACTCtgtgagaattaaaatatatctttacaCACCTGATCATAATGAATATTCCATATAGATTGATACCTTGAAGTGGAATATCTGAAGGTATAACCAGGGCAACTCTTTGAGATTACCAGTGCTGGGACCCAGACTACAAGGATTCTGGTTTCATTGTTCTGGAGTGGGGCCCTGAAATTGGTTTTAAGAAGTTTGTAGGTGACTGCTGTGCCATAGGATAAAGGATTGCATTACTCAGTACTCTCTACTTGTACTAGTTTAAGCAAAAGATGAATTTGTTGAAAGGATTATGAGatccttttaaatttatgaaatgaAGGATTTATGAAATCCCTAACATGATTATTGAAATCATGTGTTACATGATTGAGGGGTAAATTAAACATCCAAACCATGAAGAGGACTTGGAGGTTCTTTAGGGCAAGGTCCAGAACACTTTGTCCCTCCTTTCTGACTTTTCTGTTAATTTCATTCTATACAAACCAGCTTCTTTGATGGTATGAGTGGAGAACATGTGTACTAACAGTTCCTGAGTGTTAAGTCTTTCTGTACTACTGTCTGGGagttgtctcaaaaaaaaaaaaaaaaaaaaagtaattgaccAGCTGGGAGGGAGAAGTTAGGGGTGGCATTCCTGATTTCAGCTGGGCCATTCagctggtggggggcggggggcagattCTGTAAGAATATGACAGATCCCAACATGTTAATGTATGGAAGGAGGTGGTCCACTCTTCTGTTTAAGTCCATTTATTTGCTCTATTCATTTAGTGGATATTGTGGTCCTCTTTATTCCTGACACTGGTTTAGTTCCTGGGGGTATGAAGAGtgggaaggaaaatgaaagaaacaggaaCATATATAGGTTAATTTTTGAAGGCATAAATTCTTGCATTAACCATTCAGCCATTATAACAAGAATCTTGCTTCcaatatatttctatttcctACTCAAAATGCCTTGCCCACATTATTTTCTCAAgttgtttctgtgttttaaattGTTAAGGGTTGTGGAAGACCATTTCAACTGTGCTGTGTTGTATTTGAGAGAAAAGACCTGTCCTGAGGTCACAGGAAACAGCAAGTACAAGTGTCTCTTGAGACAAAAGTTGGCATAATTTTGAGGGAAAAGACTGTTAGGGCCACAccatagggagggaggaggttgGAGCTAGAGAAGCAGATGGTGTCAGATTACAGCACTTAGAAGGCCGAGGAAAGGAGTTTGTTCTATCCTAAATCTGATGGGAAGTGTTGGGGAGAGGGGAATTTCCCCCTCTACCCTTCTTGAGTTCTTGTGATTGGACTAATAAAACGGACACAAGACAATAGGAGAAAATTTTAATTCCTATACACAGAGGCCTCAGCAATGGGACCTAAGAAGTAGCCAGAGCATTTATATTCTTTAGACAAACACTGAATTTGTGAGGAATTGGCATGTGCTCAATGAGGAATCTAAACAATTTGGGCTTGGTGTAATAAAGAGGTAGCAAGGTTTATTTATATAGGCTTTTCAGCTCAAATTCCTTATCTCGTGATAAGGGTGTCCTTTTCCCTTCACTGTGGTGAGTGCACCTTTCGTGGGAgaggtttgttttttgctttggggGAAACggtgcaggggtggggtggggtgggggaaattGGGGTTGGGAGAGGGTGGTCAGAGTGTTGCTCTTGTATTGGCCACTTCTTAGTTCAGTATGCCATTGGAAATATTTTGGGGCACCCTGCCCTAAGTTGTAACATACATCAATAGCATGCATATAAAGCACTTAGTTGGCACTGTTCTAATCACTTAATATACAAAAAGCTTCTTTATCCTCAAAACAACCcattaaaatcatgatttttacaCCATTATTTCAGATGAGGGAGTGGAGACTCAGAGGGGTGTCATTTATCCAAGGTCACCAAGCTAGTGAGTGGCAAAGCCAGGATTGAAATATTCTAGTTTCAAAGCCTAAACCTTCATACTTGATTACCTCTCTGTGCTGTTGCTGCAGcatcatatatttaataaatcatAGATAGTAACAGAGTCAAGAGTGGAATCTGATATGTTAACCcccaaattcttattttatacatCACATAGTATTAGACTGAGGAAGGATTTTGCAGATGGAAATTATGAGCtccttttgaacattttaaagcatttatatcGAATTCTGCTGCTGTCTTGAGATGCTGTGCGTTTAAGCACTAACCTTCCTAAAACTCTCTCTAAGTAGATATCACCCCCACTTTATGAAAGTGAGGATCAGTTTTGTGGTTTGCTCAGGTGGTGTATCCAGATTAGAATCTAGGTCAGGAGTTGACATTTTTTAGCCATTGTAATTATTCCTCTACTGCGGTACAAATGCAGCCATAGAAAATACATTGACAAATGAGAATGCTGTGTTCCGACTTTAGATATGGAGATTGAAACTTGAGTTTAATTTTTACATgttatgaaatattctttttgatttttttccaaaccatttaaacatgttaaaaataattcctaTTTTGTGGAATGTACGAAAACAGGCAGCCGAATGAATTTGGCTAGAGGGTCTGATCTAGGTGATTAGATTCTTAACCCTGGAATATTTTCATAAAACCACTTAataactgcaaaataaaaattataggttTGTTCTAGGGCTGAAGTGAGATTATGGCTACAGAGCACTCAGCATAATTTCTGGTACTTAGTAAACTCTCAAAGGTTAACTGTTACTTTTCCTGCTAATTGCATTTGGCATTTAGAATCCAAAATTGAGGAACTGGTTTCAAGCTGTAATGTGATGAGTCTAACAGTAAGTGGCGCTGTTACCTCTTGTTTAGGAGCTGTAGCCAGGTGGCAGAAGAGGGGACTCAGATGGAGAAACTCATAGATGCTGATGGTAATACTGAACTTTGTATTTAACGAGTGAGATGCTGTATCGGCTGTGGCctacacatttttttctcatggaGAGAATAGGGTatagatttttcaaaataatcagtACTGTGTTGTGAataagagttctttttttttttttttttaattgattagaGCTTTTCTCTCAGGGCTGCCTGGACAAGACCTGAGGAAGACCTAAGACACTGTTGGTTAATTCTGAGTAGATGATGACAGAAAGATGCTTCTCACATCTGCTTAGCATCAAGCTGTGAAGCACCATCTGTGAAGCTGCTGGTTCCCTGCTGTTCTGTAGGTTGGGAATAAGGGAGGACTTTGAAAGGATGGGAGTCGGGGATTGGGAGGGGGAGACATGGCTGGCTTGGAATACACTATCATAACTACAAGGAAAGATGCCTTTGGGTctttattttcacaatttttcaGTCATTCAAGGAGCATGAAGGTATACTATGAATACCATGTACTCGTTAAGAGCCATTAAGAATGGGAGTACTGTTGTGAAAGTATATTCTATATATAGCAACAGCAAGTTGCTGAGCATAGTTTGAGTTGGTATAtgtgtttgtctgtctgtctctccatacTCAGAttggaaaaatgttaaaaactattttatggatgaagatgTAACTTGCTACACATTGAAGACACTTTGGCTAGTAAATGACTGAGTTAAAAATAAGgtttaaaagagaagagaaaaaaagtaagaCATGGTAGAATTTGAGCTCTTGGTTTGAAATACTAACCACCATGACATTCAGTTTCCTTAGCTATGATAATTATAGACCCATCTCATAGAGTAGTTGGTAAGCCCAGGTGgtaacagtggtaaagaatctccctgccaacgcaggagacacaagagacgtgggttctatccttgggttgagaagatgccttggagtagaaaatggcaacccactccagtattcctccctggaaaattccatggacagaggagcctgaaggactacagtttgtggggttgtaaagagttgaacatgacagcACAATGCAGCACACAGGGTATTTACCATCTAATGTCAAAAATGAAGGCCCACGCTAATTCTTTCTGAAACTTATTTGTCCCCAAGCAACATACGCAGGTTTTAGGCTTGCTAATCATCTCTGAAGAAGCATCTGATCTGGAAGGGCTGAGTGGGTGTCTGAAAGGCTTCAGTGGTGCATGAGCCTGGGGCTCTGACTCATTACTACCTAAAGGGAAGAGTGGTTAAAAAAGAGGAAGCCATAAATAAtcagcagaaatgaaaaagggcaTCACTATAGATTTGATAGAcaataagataataaaatatggATAACTTTATACCAACAAATTTGATAATTTAggtaaaatggataaattcttataAAACTATCTAGGCTTAAGAGTAGGAAACTTGAGTAGCTTTCTAATTATTAAGAAGAAAGTTGTCAAAATCTTAGAAAACTTTAAGTTCAAATAGTTTTGCTGACAAGTCCTACCAAACactgttagggaaaaaaaaaaaaaaaatacagactcaAGAGTAGAAAAAGGGGAAATGGAAGATTCCCCAGTTGTTTTTATGAGACCATAATaaacaagtgaaaataaaatgtgatcttTATGGTCaatctgtgtttattttaaaagtgtagaCTAGAAAATGTAGTCTgtcacaaaaaatatataaaatttagtatccattcatgaaaaagaaaaaacttagaaCGTTTAGGAATAGAAAAGAACGTTCTTAATGTAGTAAATAGTAGCTGTATAAAATCTACAGCATGTATTATACCCAAGGTGAAAGGTGAAACCTTTTCTTTAAGAGCTGTAATGAAACAAGGATGTCTGCTATCAAAACTTCAATTAAATATGTACACATTGCCTAACATTTGATAAGAAAAATGTAGGgttgaagaagaataaaaaactgAGCTGTCATTATTTGCAGAAAATATGATTGGCTACATAAGAGAATTCAGTATAATTTACagatagttgttcagtcactcagttgtgtctgactttttgtgaccccatggactacagcacactaggcttctctgtccttcaacatctcctggagcttgcccaaactcaatcccattgagtcagtgatgccatccaaccatctcatcctccgtcgtccccttctcctcccaccttcagtctttcccatcatcagcgtcttttccagtgcgtcagttcttcacatcaggtggccaaagtattggagcttcagcttcagcatcagtccttccaatgaatattcaggactgatttcctttaggatggactggttggatcaccttgtagtccaagggactcttgagtcttctccagcaccacagttcaaaagcatcaattctttggcactcagccttctatgTGGTCCATCtcacatagctttgactatggttttattaatacattatcTACATGTAAATTATtaattgccaacaaaggtctgtctagtcaaagctatggtttttccagtagtcatgtatggatgtgagagttggactataaagaaagctgaacactgaagaattgatgcttttgaactgtggtgttggagaagactcttgagagtcccttggatggcaaggagatccaaccagtccatcctaagggaaatcagtcctgaatgtttattggaaggactgatgctgaagctgaagctccaatactttggccaactgatgcgaagaactgactcatttgaaaagaccctgatgctgggaaagattgaaggcaggaggagaaggggatgacagaagatgagagggttggatgatatcactgactcagtggacatgagtttgagtaagctctgagagttggtgatggacagggaagcctggcgtgctgcagtccatggggtcacaaagagttggacacgactgggcgactgaactgaactagttatTAATAAAAAAGTTCATTGGTTGGAGGAAAAAAGCATTCAAAAATAAAGTGCATTTCAGAATACCAGcaacaaacaaaagttttaaattaacacaacattgtaagttcACTATttgtcaataaaattaaaaaattaacatagaaAAAAGAAGATACTATGAAAATAGCATCTGTTGATAAGAAATGCCCAGGaaaaaaacattaagaaataaGCTGAATACCACTAgggagaatattttaaatttttattgaggcattaaagaaaatctaaatgtaagCAGAGATAAAGCATGTTATGAAATGGAACACTCAAGGTAAAAGATCAAATTTCCTCCACATTGATCTGCAGTGTCAATGCAAGCTAGTCAAATTTTTACtagtttgtttttggttttgttttaatttgatgCGATGGTTCTAAAATGTGTAGGAGGGAAGTACAAGAGACCCAGATAGCCAAGATACTCTTGATAAAAGAACTAAGTGGAGGATTTGCCTTATGGGACATCAACATGTCCCATAAGGCTGCAGtagttaaaataatgttttatactGACAGAAGGAAAGACAGATACACTATTGGAACAGACTTGAAAACCAAAAACCAGATTCAGGCCTATATGATTTTTCAAATATAACAGAGATGGCATTGCAAAGTAGTGGGAAAATGCTGGAATTTTCAATAAATGGGGCTaggacaaaaatatatataaatcaattctGGCAAAATTAAAGGTCtgacagtaaaaaacaaaactataatgttaggtgaacattttcatcatctctgGATAAGAGAAGTCTTCttaaataaaatacaggaaataTAACCCACCAAAGAAAAAGCTAGTAAATTTTACTACATTTGAATTAAGAAATTGTATTCAAAAAGCATACCATTAATAAGTGAAAAGCCACAAAATGGGAGAACATATTAATAACAGATTAAACTAGCAGAGGACTGGTATCC
Proteins encoded:
- the MED7 gene encoding mediator of RNA polymerase II transcription subunit 7 encodes the protein MGEPQQVSALPPPPMQYIKEYTDENIQEGLAPKPPPPIKDSYMMFGNQFQCDDLIIRPLESQGIERLHPIQFDHKKELRKLNMSILINFLDLLDILIRSPGSIKREEKLEDLKLLFVHVHHLINEYRPHQARETLRVMMEVQKRQRLETAERFQKHLERVIEMIQNCLASLPDDLPHSEAGMRVKTEPMDADDSNNCIGQNEQQRENSGHRRDQIIEKDAALCVLIDEMNERP